The Saccharomonospora cyanea NA-134 genome includes a region encoding these proteins:
- a CDS encoding SsgA family sporulation/cell division regulator: protein MRNDHVTLRSTAVFDLLAPRTPPVPVKVELRYDTRDPYAVVAAFRTGRAGWVEWVFARDLLADGLLGEAGDGDVRIKPSIEDPDSVFVELNSPSGHAMFEASAQELADFLDQTYDVVLPGNEHLWVDVDDALTRLIPHDLG, encoded by the coding sequence ATGCGAAACGATCACGTCACGCTCCGGTCCACGGCGGTCTTCGACCTTCTGGCACCGCGAACGCCTCCGGTTCCGGTGAAGGTGGAACTGCGGTACGACACCCGCGACCCGTACGCGGTCGTGGCGGCGTTCCGCACCGGACGCGCCGGCTGGGTCGAGTGGGTCTTCGCCCGCGACCTCCTGGCCGACGGCCTCCTCGGGGAGGCGGGGGACGGCGACGTGCGCATCAAGCCGTCGATCGAGGACCCCGACTCCGTCTTCGTCGAACTGAACTCGCCGTCCGGTCACGCGATGTTCGAGGCCTCCGCCCAGGAGCTCGCCGACTTCCTCGACCAGACCTACGACGTCGTGCTGCCCGGCAACGAGCACCTGTGGGTCGACGTCGACGACGCGCTCACGAGGCTCATCCCGCACGATCTCGGCTGA
- a CDS encoding DUF6412 domain-containing protein, translated as MTFEGSVVRRLLLLLALLPALLLAVSAAGEAGPLGLATVLATSVAAALVGSAAALCSARRCAPARLLRARHRQRARRALVLRLFDPDAEGRTRPRAPSLGSADTA; from the coding sequence GTGACGTTCGAAGGCAGCGTGGTGCGGCGGCTGTTGCTGCTGCTCGCGCTGCTGCCCGCTCTCCTGCTCGCCGTGTCGGCGGCAGGGGAGGCCGGCCCGCTCGGGCTCGCCACGGTGCTGGCCACGAGCGTGGCCGCCGCACTCGTGGGGTCCGCGGCCGCGCTCTGCTCCGCCCGCCGGTGCGCTCCCGCTCGGCTGTTGCGCGCCCGTCACCGGCAACGAGCGCGGCGGGCACTCGTCCTCCGCCTCTTCGACCCCGACGCTGAAGGTCGTACGCGACCGCGAGCTCCGTCACTGGGCAGCGCCGACACCGCCTGA
- a CDS encoding proteasome assembly chaperone family protein — MDRNPEQLYDLDSGVSVPEEAVLLYHFDGFVDAGSAGRTLVEHLRSEFDGPVVARFDVDRLLDYRSRRPMMTFAADHWADYDEPELAVRLLHDSDGTPLLLFTGPEPDTKWETFAAAVRGLVQRWRVRLSVTAHGIPMGVPHTRPLGITAHATRPELVRSHRVTFNHVQVPGSAAALLQYRLGQAGHDAMGFAAHVPQYLAQSRYPAAALRLFDAVTEVTGLRVPLADLREAAHAANLEIDRQVRESTEVADVVAALERQYDAFTEASPESNLLADADEMPSGDELAEHFERFLAEQQQGRSEPGEG; from the coding sequence GTGGATCGCAATCCGGAGCAGCTGTACGACCTGGACTCCGGGGTGTCCGTGCCGGAAGAGGCGGTGCTGCTCTACCACTTCGACGGGTTCGTCGACGCGGGCTCGGCAGGGAGGACCCTCGTCGAGCACCTGCGGTCGGAGTTCGACGGCCCCGTGGTGGCGCGGTTCGACGTCGACCGGCTGCTCGACTACCGTTCGCGGCGGCCCATGATGACGTTCGCCGCCGACCACTGGGCCGACTACGACGAGCCGGAACTGGCCGTGCGGCTGCTGCACGACTCCGACGGGACGCCGTTGTTGCTGTTCACCGGTCCGGAACCCGACACGAAGTGGGAGACGTTCGCCGCCGCCGTGCGCGGTCTCGTCCAGCGGTGGCGGGTGCGGCTGTCGGTGACCGCTCACGGTATCCCGATGGGCGTGCCGCACACGAGGCCGCTGGGTATCACCGCCCACGCGACCCGTCCCGAGCTCGTGCGGAGTCACCGGGTCACCTTCAACCACGTGCAGGTGCCGGGCAGCGCGGCGGCGTTGTTGCAGTACCGGCTCGGGCAGGCCGGGCACGACGCGATGGGTTTCGCCGCTCACGTCCCGCAGTATCTCGCGCAGTCGCGTTACCCGGCCGCCGCGTTGCGGCTCTTCGACGCCGTGACCGAGGTGACCGGCCTGCGTGTTCCCCTGGCCGACCTGCGGGAGGCGGCACACGCCGCGAACCTGGAGATCGACCGGCAGGTGCGGGAGAGCACCGAGGTCGCGGACGTGGTCGCCGCGCTGGAACGCCAGTACGACGCCTTCACCGAGGCGAGCCCGGAGAGCAACCTGCTCGCCGACGCCGACGAGATGCCCAGTGGCGACGAGCTGGCCGAGCACTTCGAGCGGTTCCTGGCCGAGCAGCAACAGGGCCGTTCCGAGCCGGGGGAGGGCTGA
- a CDS encoding Na+/H+ antiporter subunit D has protein sequence MTVLLALPVLLPLLGAALSLLLGRRPDLQRVIGTTVLSVVVAIASVLVYVTDTEGPVVLQLGGYAAPFGITLIADRLAALLLLVSAVVTLAVLVFSIGQRITDYGREIASTTFQPAYLVLCAGVSLAYITGDLFNLFVAFEIMLSASYVLITRRTSARRVRAGMTYVIVSLTSSLLFITLIALVYAATGTINLADLSVAFRDLSPGVQTSIALLATVVFGIKAALVPLHFWLPDSYPTAPAPITAVFAGLLTKVGVYALIRTHTLVFQNDAVWNVLLVVSILTMVVGVLGAIAQEDINRLLSFLLVSHIGFMLFGLGMATVVGVTGAILYVVHHITVQAALFLVSGLLTRRTGTVSLREMSGVAKSAPLIAALFAVPALNLAGIPPFSGFIAKITLFRAGAESATVLAYTATAAAVLTSFLTLYAMTRVWVGAFWGAKREPFPDDDPTDELTVGTGLTNRPMVFATSVLVLTGVAIALAAGPLAAMSERAAEDLLGGDQYRSVVLTEGED, from the coding sequence ATGACCGTGCTGCTCGCCCTCCCCGTTCTGTTGCCGCTGCTCGGCGCGGCGCTGTCACTGCTTCTCGGGCGCAGGCCCGACCTGCAACGCGTGATCGGCACGACCGTCCTCAGTGTCGTCGTCGCCATCGCCTCGGTGCTGGTGTACGTCACCGACACCGAGGGGCCCGTGGTGCTGCAGCTCGGCGGTTACGCCGCGCCGTTCGGCATCACCCTGATCGCCGATCGGCTCGCGGCGCTGCTGCTGCTCGTGTCGGCGGTGGTCACGTTGGCGGTGCTGGTGTTCTCCATCGGGCAGCGCATCACCGACTACGGCCGGGAGATCGCGTCCACCACGTTCCAGCCCGCGTACCTGGTGCTGTGCGCGGGTGTCTCGCTGGCCTACATCACCGGCGACCTGTTCAACCTCTTCGTGGCGTTCGAGATCATGTTGTCGGCGTCGTACGTGCTCATCACGCGGCGTACCAGCGCCCGCCGGGTGAGGGCGGGCATGACGTACGTGATCGTGAGCCTCACGTCGTCGCTGCTGTTCATCACGTTGATCGCGCTGGTGTACGCGGCGACGGGCACCATCAACCTCGCCGATCTGTCCGTGGCGTTCCGCGACCTGTCGCCGGGCGTGCAGACGAGCATCGCGTTGCTCGCGACCGTCGTCTTCGGTATCAAGGCCGCGCTGGTCCCGTTGCACTTCTGGCTGCCGGACAGCTACCCGACAGCGCCCGCGCCCATCACGGCCGTGTTCGCCGGCCTGCTCACGAAGGTCGGCGTGTACGCGCTGATCCGTACGCACACGCTGGTGTTCCAGAACGACGCCGTGTGGAACGTGTTGCTCGTGGTGTCGATTCTGACCATGGTCGTCGGTGTCCTCGGCGCCATCGCGCAGGAGGACATCAACCGGTTGCTGTCGTTCCTGCTGGTCAGCCACATCGGTTTCATGCTGTTCGGGCTCGGCATGGCCACCGTCGTCGGGGTGACCGGTGCGATCCTCTACGTCGTTCACCACATCACCGTGCAGGCGGCGCTGTTCCTGGTCAGCGGTCTTCTCACCCGGCGCACGGGAACGGTGTCGCTGCGGGAGATGTCCGGTGTCGCCAAGAGCGCGCCGCTGATCGCGGCGCTGTTCGCGGTTCCCGCGCTCAACCTCGCGGGGATCCCGCCGTTCTCCGGCTTCATCGCCAAGATCACGCTGTTCCGCGCCGGGGCCGAGAGCGCCACGGTGCTCGCGTACACGGCCACCGCGGCTGCGGTCCTGACGAGTTTCCTCACCCTGTACGCCATGACCCGGGTGTGGGTCGGCGCGTTCTGGGGCGCGAAGCGCGAACCGTTCCCCGACGACGACCCGACCGACGAGCTCACGGTGGGCACGGGGCTCACCAACCGGCCGATGGTCTTCGCCACGAGCGTGCTCGTGCTGACCGGTGTGGCCATCGCGCTCGCGGCCGGGCCCCTGGCGGCGATGAGCGAACGAGCGGCGGAGGACCTCCTGGGCGGCGACCAGTACCGCAGTGTGGTGCTCACCGAGGGGGAGGACTGA
- the cmk gene encoding (d)CMP kinase, with protein sequence MARALCGVVALDGPSGTGKTTAARRLATELGAGYLDTGAMYRVATLAVLRAGADPGDPAAVVTVVRRTRIDVATDPDTPRALLDGTDVSAEIRTEEVNRAVSPVSAVPAVRELLVAEQRRVIHETLDTGGGIVVDGRDIGTVVAPDAPLKVFLTASADVRARRRTAQDSAEGRASTFEEAKASVQRRDHLDSTRATSPLRAADDAVLLDTSDLTIDEVTAKLAELADGRGLLGGEVAGMRR encoded by the coding sequence GTGGCTCGAGCGCTGTGTGGCGTGGTGGCATTGGACGGTCCGTCGGGAACCGGCAAGACGACGGCGGCGCGGAGGCTGGCCACCGAACTGGGCGCCGGGTACCTGGACACCGGGGCCATGTACCGTGTGGCCACGCTGGCGGTACTGCGGGCCGGTGCCGATCCCGGCGACCCGGCGGCCGTCGTGACGGTGGTGCGCCGGACGCGGATCGACGTGGCCACCGACCCGGACACGCCGAGGGCGCTGCTGGACGGCACGGACGTCAGTGCCGAGATCCGCACGGAGGAGGTCAACCGGGCCGTGTCCCCGGTGTCGGCGGTGCCGGCCGTCCGGGAACTCCTCGTGGCCGAGCAGCGCCGTGTCATCCACGAGACTCTCGACACCGGCGGCGGCATCGTGGTCGACGGCCGGGACATCGGAACGGTGGTCGCTCCTGACGCGCCGCTCAAGGTCTTCCTCACCGCCTCGGCCGACGTGCGGGCGCGGCGACGCACCGCGCAGGACTCGGCGGAGGGCCGGGCGTCCACCTTCGAGGAGGCGAAGGCGTCCGTGCAGCGCCGCGACCACCTGGACTCGACCCGAGCGACCTCGCCGTTGCGGGCCGCCGACGACGCCGTGCTGCTCGACACCTCCGACCTGACGATCGACGAGGTCACCGCGAAGCTCGCCGAACTCGCCGACGGCCGGGGCCTGCTCGGCGGCGAAGTCGCGGGAATGCGCCGGTGA
- the mnhG gene encoding monovalent cation/H(+) antiporter subunit G → MLIDIVSSVFLLGGALFCAVGAFGLLRFPDLLSRLQAATKPQTVGLIMVLFGAALQLEIVDAFGLVLVALLQVVTAPVLSQLVGRAAYRIGAVERSSLVRDHLGDRLRREGFLSPKGRPGDR, encoded by the coding sequence ATGCTGATCGACATCGTGTCCAGCGTCTTCCTCCTCGGCGGGGCGCTGTTCTGCGCAGTGGGCGCGTTCGGGCTGCTGCGGTTCCCCGACCTGCTCAGCCGGCTGCAGGCCGCGACGAAGCCCCAGACCGTGGGCCTGATCATGGTGTTGTTCGGCGCGGCCCTCCAGCTGGAGATCGTGGACGCCTTCGGCCTGGTTCTCGTGGCGCTCCTGCAGGTGGTCACGGCCCCCGTCCTCTCGCAGCTCGTGGGCAGAGCCGCGTACCGGATCGGTGCCGTCGAGAGGTCGTCCCTCGTTCGGGACCACCTGGGCGATCGGCTGCGCCGGGAGGGCTTCCTCTCGCCGAAGGGCCGCCCCGGGGACCGGTGA
- the der gene encoding ribosome biogenesis GTPase Der, with translation MTELDGTWSDEAEFLRLDAAAAEEPYPDAGEPPQPVVAVVGRPNVGKSTLVNRILGRREAVVQDTPGVTRDRIAYDATWRGRRFTLVDTGGWEPGASGLQASVATQAELAMATADVVLLVVDASVGATATDEAVAKVLRRSKRPVILAANKVDDERLLAETASLWSLGLGEPRPVSALHGRSSGDLLDAVVEALPEAPRETDRVVAGPRRVALVGKPNVGKSSLLNKLTGEQRAVVDSVAGTTVDPVDSLVELDGQLWRFVDTAGLRKRVQTASGTEYYASLRTKNAIDAAEVAIVLLDASEPLSEQDLRIVTTVADAGRALVLAFNKWDLVDEDRRQRLDREIDRGLVRVPWAERVNVSALTGRAVRKLAPALRTALTSWDQRVPTGQLNSWLSDLIAATPPPVRGGKQPKVLFATQAGVRPPTLVLFSTGFLEAGYRRFVERKFRERFGFKGTPVRINVRVREKKPKKK, from the coding sequence ATGACCGAACTGGACGGAACCTGGTCCGACGAGGCGGAGTTCCTCCGGCTCGACGCTGCCGCCGCCGAGGAGCCGTACCCGGACGCCGGGGAACCACCGCAGCCCGTGGTGGCCGTCGTCGGCAGGCCGAACGTCGGCAAGTCCACGTTGGTGAACCGCATCCTGGGCCGTCGGGAGGCGGTCGTCCAGGACACACCGGGCGTGACGAGAGACCGCATCGCCTACGACGCCACCTGGCGGGGACGCCGGTTCACACTGGTGGACACCGGTGGCTGGGAGCCCGGCGCATCCGGCCTGCAGGCCTCGGTGGCGACGCAGGCCGAGCTCGCCATGGCCACGGCCGACGTTGTGCTGCTCGTGGTGGACGCCTCCGTGGGGGCCACCGCGACCGACGAGGCCGTGGCTAAGGTGCTGCGTCGCTCGAAGCGGCCGGTGATCCTCGCGGCGAACAAGGTGGACGACGAGCGGCTCCTGGCCGAGACGGCGTCGCTGTGGTCCCTCGGGCTGGGCGAGCCGAGGCCGGTGAGCGCGCTGCACGGGCGCAGCTCCGGTGACCTGCTCGACGCCGTCGTGGAGGCGTTGCCCGAAGCACCCCGCGAGACCGACCGGGTCGTCGCCGGGCCGAGGCGGGTGGCCCTGGTGGGCAAACCCAACGTCGGCAAGTCGAGTCTGCTGAACAAGCTGACGGGCGAGCAGCGTGCCGTGGTCGACTCCGTGGCGGGCACCACCGTGGACCCGGTGGACTCGCTGGTCGAACTCGACGGGCAGCTCTGGCGCTTCGTCGACACCGCGGGCCTGCGCAAGCGCGTCCAGACGGCCAGCGGCACCGAGTACTACGCCTCGCTGCGCACCAAGAACGCCATCGACGCGGCGGAGGTGGCCATCGTGCTGCTCGACGCCAGCGAGCCGCTGTCGGAGCAGGACCTGCGCATCGTCACCACCGTCGCCGACGCGGGCCGTGCGCTCGTGCTCGCGTTCAACAAGTGGGACCTCGTGGACGAGGACCGGCGCCAGCGGCTCGACCGGGAGATCGATCGCGGGCTGGTACGGGTGCCGTGGGCGGAGCGGGTGAACGTGTCCGCCCTGACAGGGCGAGCCGTGCGCAAACTCGCTCCCGCGCTGCGGACCGCCCTGACGTCGTGGGACCAGCGCGTGCCCACCGGACAGCTCAACAGCTGGTTGTCCGATCTCATCGCCGCCACCCCGCCGCCGGTGCGCGGCGGCAAGCAGCCGAAGGTGCTGTTCGCCACGCAGGCGGGAGTGCGCCCGCCCACGCTGGTGCTGTTCAGCACCGGATTCCTGGAGGCGGGCTACCGCCGGTTCGTCGAGCGCAAGTTCCGTGAGCGCTTCGGGTTCAAGGGCACTCCGGTCCGGATCAACGTCCGGGTGAGGGAGAAGAAGCCCAAGAAGAAGTGA
- the yidC gene encoding membrane protein insertase YidC, protein MFDVLLLPVSAVLWFWHRVTGSLLDPDSGSAWALAIVFLVFSVRALLVRPTLSQLRAARRMRDLAPHVQRIRAKYRDDRARTAQEIQKLHADHGTSMLAGCLPALLQIPVFLSLFWVLRGFAPEARTNHVFDREGVESFLGADLFGAKLGNWLSQSTAELAAFGTDRLHMVAVGGPLLLVASLATYLSMRMSLWRQGDTAAVGGPAVFGKTMVYLAPAGMLLSGALFPVPLGVLLYFLANNLWTFGQQYVLTRVLDREEERARAVRPKAAGPRPGQKPRRNGPRSA, encoded by the coding sequence ATGTTCGATGTCCTCCTCCTACCCGTTTCCGCCGTCCTCTGGTTCTGGCACCGCGTCACAGGCAGCCTCCTCGACCCCGACAGCGGGTCGGCGTGGGCGCTGGCGATCGTCTTCCTCGTCTTCTCCGTTCGCGCGCTACTGGTGAGACCCACGCTGAGCCAGCTCCGCGCGGCCCGCCGCATGCGGGACCTCGCGCCACACGTGCAGCGCATCCGCGCGAAGTACCGCGATGACCGCGCGCGGACGGCACAGGAGATCCAGAAGCTGCACGCCGACCACGGCACCAGCATGCTCGCGGGCTGCCTGCCCGCACTGCTGCAGATACCCGTGTTCCTGAGCCTGTTCTGGGTGTTGCGTGGCTTCGCTCCCGAAGCTCGGACCAACCACGTGTTCGACCGGGAGGGCGTGGAATCGTTCCTGGGCGCCGACCTGTTCGGTGCGAAACTCGGCAACTGGCTCAGTCAGTCCACGGCGGAACTCGCGGCGTTCGGCACCGACCGGCTGCACATGGTCGCCGTCGGCGGCCCCTTGCTGCTCGTCGCGAGCCTTGCGACGTACCTGTCGATGCGGATGTCCTTGTGGCGGCAGGGCGACACCGCCGCCGTGGGAGGGCCGGCCGTGTTCGGCAAGACCATGGTGTACCTCGCCCCTGCGGGCATGCTGCTCTCCGGAGCGTTGTTTCCCGTGCCACTCGGGGTCCTGCTGTACTTCCTCGCCAACAACCTGTGGACGTTCGGTCAGCAGTACGTCCTCACCCGGGTGCTGGATCGTGAGGAGGAACGAGCGCGCGCCGTGCGGCCGAAGGCCGCCGGACCGCGGCCGGGCCAGAAACCCCGACGGAACGGCCCCCGGTCGGCCTGA
- a CDS encoding ROK family protein — translation MGWVQGPQSGQTTTTMAVGDHADSLATVLDLVRSGTARTRPEIGRRSGLGRTVVTQRVNQLTACGLLEEGALGPSSGGRAPRELRFRARAGVILAAELGATGISVGVTDLTGTVLAEHTEEVDIATGPDTVLGRVEEVFDELLDRVRTELADPGLTVWGVGIGLPGPVEFATGRPSAPPIMPGWDGYPVRDRLARRYDTPVWVDNEVNTMALGELRAGSAKGQRDILYVKIGTGIGAGLVSGGTLHRGSQGCAGDIGHAAASDEDDVVCRCGNTGCLEAYAGGAALARDGLAAAKEGRSRFLADVLASTGTVTAADISRAAQSGDRTSVELLTRAGRLIGNLLATLVSFYNPALVIIGGGVSRAGDLLLATVRETVYRRSLPLATRELRITRSALSNRAGLVGAAFMAIDELFAPERLTRWVDRGCPAGDPALVAVPLREPVL, via the coding sequence ATGGGATGGGTGCAAGGGCCTCAATCCGGACAGACGACCACGACGATGGCGGTCGGTGACCACGCCGACAGCCTGGCCACCGTGCTCGACCTCGTGCGTTCGGGCACGGCGAGAACCCGGCCCGAGATCGGTAGACGTTCGGGTCTCGGCCGCACCGTCGTCACACAGCGGGTGAACCAGCTCACAGCGTGCGGACTGCTGGAGGAGGGAGCGCTCGGCCCGTCCAGCGGTGGTCGTGCGCCTCGCGAGCTGCGGTTCCGCGCGAGAGCAGGGGTGATCCTCGCCGCGGAGCTCGGTGCCACCGGCATCAGCGTCGGCGTCACCGACCTCACCGGGACCGTGCTGGCCGAGCACACCGAGGAGGTCGACATCGCGACGGGGCCGGACACCGTGCTGGGCCGCGTCGAGGAGGTGTTCGACGAACTGCTCGACCGGGTACGCACCGAACTCGCCGACCCGGGCCTCACCGTGTGGGGGGTGGGCATCGGCCTGCCGGGACCGGTGGAGTTCGCCACGGGGCGGCCGAGTGCGCCGCCGATCATGCCCGGCTGGGACGGCTACCCGGTGCGTGACCGCCTCGCCCGCCGCTACGACACCCCGGTCTGGGTGGACAACGAAGTCAACACCATGGCGCTCGGCGAACTGCGGGCCGGATCGGCGAAAGGCCAGCGGGACATCCTCTACGTGAAGATCGGCACCGGAATCGGCGCCGGACTCGTGTCCGGCGGCACGTTGCACCGCGGCAGCCAGGGCTGCGCGGGCGACATCGGGCACGCGGCGGCCTCCGACGAGGACGACGTGGTGTGCCGGTGCGGGAACACGGGCTGCCTCGAGGCGTACGCGGGTGGCGCGGCACTGGCCAGGGACGGGCTGGCCGCGGCGAAGGAGGGCCGCAGCCGGTTCCTCGCCGACGTGCTCGCCTCCACCGGCACGGTGACGGCGGCCGACATCTCCCGCGCCGCGCAGAGTGGCGACCGCACGTCGGTGGAGCTGCTGACCCGCGCGGGACGGCTCATCGGCAACCTGCTCGCGACGCTCGTCAGCTTCTACAACCCCGCACTCGTGATCATCGGAGGCGGAGTGTCGCGGGCGGGCGACCTGCTGTTGGCCACCGTGCGCGAGACCGTCTACCGGCGGTCGCTGCCACTCGCGACACGGGAGCTGCGCATCACCCGCTCCGCGCTCAGCAACCGGGCGGGGCTCGTCGGAGCGGCCTTCATGGCCATCGACGAACTGTTCGCGCCCGAGCGGCTCACGCGGTGGGTGGACAGAGGCTGCCCGGCAGGCGATCCCGCGCTGGTCGCGGTGCCACTGCGCGAGCCCGTGCTCTGA
- a CDS encoding Na(+)/H(+) antiporter subunit C: protein MTINLTMAVAIAGLYTVGFYLIMQRSLMRVIIGITILGHGANLFLQVAGGPPGVPSFVGEAVAELMVDPLPQALALTAIVITFALTTFLLALAFRSWVLLGHDEVQDDVEDRRVAVREARAVEESASPDVADSDTPGEAEEASEDAPETPREARR from the coding sequence GTGACGATCAATCTGACGATGGCGGTGGCGATCGCCGGGCTGTACACGGTCGGGTTCTACCTGATCATGCAACGGTCGCTGATGCGCGTGATCATCGGCATCACGATCCTCGGGCACGGTGCGAACCTCTTCCTGCAGGTGGCCGGTGGTCCGCCCGGGGTGCCCAGCTTCGTCGGCGAGGCCGTCGCCGAACTGATGGTGGACCCGTTGCCACAGGCGCTCGCGCTCACGGCGATCGTCATCACGTTCGCGCTCACCACGTTCCTGCTGGCACTGGCGTTCCGTTCGTGGGTGCTGCTCGGACACGACGAGGTGCAGGACGACGTCGAGGACCGCCGGGTGGCCGTCCGTGAGGCGCGCGCCGTGGAGGAGAGCGCGTCGCCGGACGTCGCCGACTCCGACACCCCGGGCGAGGCGGAGGAAGCGTCCGAGGACGCTCCCGAGACACCTCGGGAGGCCCGCCGATGA
- a CDS encoding monovalent cation/H+ antiporter complex subunit F: MIVVYVTTLAVLAVAGLLTLVRLVKGPWILDRAMALDVLVVLIVAGFAVNMAMTDSVLTVPILVCTALLGFVGTLSVVRLTEGRKEHR; this comes from the coding sequence GTGATCGTCGTCTACGTCACCACCCTGGCCGTCCTCGCCGTGGCCGGGTTGCTCACCCTGGTCCGGCTGGTCAAGGGCCCGTGGATCCTCGACCGGGCCATGGCCCTCGACGTGCTCGTGGTCCTCATCGTCGCGGGCTTCGCCGTGAACATGGCGATGACAGACTCCGTGCTCACGGTGCCGATCCTGGTGTGTACGGCGTTGCTGGGCTTCGTCGGCACGCTCAGCGTCGTCCGGCTCACCGAGGGACGGAAGGAGCATCGCTGA
- a CDS encoding lysophospholipid acyltransferase family protein codes for MTPAARSAGTGLPPGAVPWLHDLGRFIGRWLYRPAYRLRVRGVERVPRTGPVVLVANHSTMIEPQLIFGMLPRRSVFLVKEEMFTGAAGWGLRRIGQVPVRRGAPDRTALLTVTDVLRDGGLVGVFPEGTRGAGDVSQAQQGAAWLVRASGAVVLPVAVRGTLRPPGARRRLRPVVDVVIGEPFTLDVGKGRAGLAQATDRLRDTLAALVRAVDDERARRDREN; via the coding sequence GTGACTCCCGCGGCACGCTCGGCCGGAACGGGCCTGCCTCCCGGCGCGGTACCGTGGTTGCACGATCTGGGCAGGTTCATCGGCCGCTGGCTCTACCGGCCCGCGTACCGGCTGCGGGTGCGGGGTGTGGAGCGGGTACCGCGCACCGGCCCCGTCGTGCTCGTGGCCAACCACAGCACGATGATCGAGCCACAACTCATCTTCGGAATGTTGCCGAGGCGTTCGGTGTTCCTCGTCAAGGAGGAGATGTTCACCGGCGCGGCAGGCTGGGGACTGCGCCGCATCGGACAGGTGCCGGTGCGGCGGGGGGCTCCCGACCGCACCGCGCTGCTGACCGTCACCGACGTGCTGCGGGACGGCGGGCTGGTGGGCGTGTTCCCCGAGGGAACCCGTGGCGCGGGGGACGTGAGCCAGGCGCAGCAGGGAGCGGCGTGGCTGGTGCGGGCGAGCGGTGCCGTGGTGCTCCCGGTGGCGGTGCGGGGAACCCTGCGGCCTCCGGGTGCGCGGCGACGCCTGCGCCCGGTGGTCGACGTGGTGATCGGTGAGCCGTTCACCCTCGACGTCGGGAAAGGGCGGGCCGGACTCGCGCAGGCCACCGACCGGCTTCGCGACACTCTCGCCGCGCTCGTGCGCGCCGTCGACGACGAGCGCGCCCGCCGCGACCGCGAGAACTGA
- a CDS encoding Na+/H+ antiporter subunit E, whose amino-acid sequence MQNGMRRFSPLLAPWLCLVWVLLWRSVEPLVLVSGVVVTAAVLLMFPFSPVRSPLLVRPHRLLGLAVYLVWDLVSSGVRVGWDATRYGPRTKAVIVEVPILVDRDFLVASAANLVSLAPGTFVLHIDRPRGCFYVYALGAYSSDVEPHVQGAMKMQVRVARAFGTAEEIRAAVERAQRFGAEPSPVEGRA is encoded by the coding sequence ATGCAGAACGGAATGCGCCGGTTCTCCCCACTGCTCGCCCCGTGGCTGTGCTTGGTGTGGGTGCTGCTGTGGCGCTCGGTCGAACCGCTCGTGCTGGTCTCCGGTGTGGTCGTCACGGCCGCGGTGCTGCTGATGTTCCCGTTCAGCCCCGTGCGGTCCCCGCTGCTGGTCCGCCCCCACCGGCTCCTCGGCCTCGCGGTGTACCTGGTGTGGGATCTGGTCAGCTCGGGGGTGCGGGTCGGGTGGGACGCCACGCGCTACGGACCCCGCACCAAGGCGGTCATCGTCGAGGTGCCGATCCTCGTGGACCGCGACTTCCTGGTGGCCTCGGCGGCCAACCTGGTGTCGCTGGCTCCGGGGACCTTCGTGCTGCACATCGACCGGCCGCGGGGCTGTTTCTACGTCTACGCCCTGGGCGCGTACTCGTCCGACGTGGAGCCGCACGTCCAAGGTGCCATGAAGATGCAGGTCAGGGTGGCCAGGGCGTTCGGCACCGCCGAGGAGATCCGCGCCGCGGTCGAGCGCGCGCAGCGGTTCGGTGCCGAGCCGAGTCCGGTGGAGGGCCGGGCATGA